The DNA region ATCAGACTGCGGCGTTCAAACCGATCGCCCAGCGGCACCAGCAGCAGCAGGCCGCAGGCGTAACCGAGCTGCGCCGTGGTAACGATAAAACCGGCGAGGCTCACGGAGAGATCGAACTGTTGAGCGATAGTATTCAGCAGTGGCTGAACGTAGTAGTTACTGGCGACGCAGAGGCCGGTGGCTACCGACATCAGCATCACCAGGGCAGGCGTCAGCCCCTGGCGCGTCGTGTTCATAAACCGCATCGGTCGCTAATAATCATTTGAGGTTAATAATAACCTAAAAAACTATTTCAGACGCATGTTTATTAACAGGCCATACCAGTCATAACGAGAGGTGAAAACAGCGACAGCGGCGGGGCGCGCTGGGAAGGTCAGGGTAACGCGTGGCTCGGTGCCTGATGTCTCCCGCCACGCAGGCGCGTGAAGCGAGGAACGGAGACGCCTGAGTCACAGCCGCGCGGGTCAGGCACAGCCCGCGCAGAGCTGGTGACAAGGGCAGGCACAGGCGCCACAAGCCCGCCTCTTTATCCGCTGCCGCAGGTCATCCCGATAAGCCGGATGACCTGCCCGCCGTCAGAAGTTCCAGTCCTCATCTTCCGTTTCAACCGCTTTACCCATCACATAGGAGGAGCCTGAACCGGAGAAGAAGTCGTGGTTCTCATCGGCGTTTGGCGACAGCGCCGACAGAATGGCCGGATTGACCGCCGTCAGCTCCGCCGGGAACAGCGCCTCGTACCCCAGATTCATCAGCGCCTTGTTGGCGTTGTAGTGCAGGAAGGTTTTCACCTCTTCCACCCAGCCGACCTCGCCATAGAGCGCCTCGGTGTACGCCACCTCATTCTCATAGAGCGCCAGCAGCAGATCATAAGCAAACTGCTGCAGCTCCTCGCGACGGCGGTCGTCGGTCTCCGCCAGCGCCCGCTGATATTTGTAGCCGATGTAATAGCCATGCACCGCCTCGTCGCGGATGATCAGGCGAATCAAATCTGCGGTGTTGGTGAGCCTGCCCCGGCTCGACCAGTACATCGGCAGCCAGAAGCCGGAATAGAACAGGAAAGACTCCAGGAAGACGCTGGCGATTTTCTTCTTCAGCGGATCGTCGGCCCGGTACTGATCCAGAATTATGTGCGCCTTGTTCTGCAGCGGCGCATTCTCTTCGCTCCACTGGTAGGCGGCATCCACATCCTGGGTGTTGCACAGGGTGGAGAAGATCGAACTGTAGGATCGGGCGTGCACGGCTTCCATGAAGCTGATGTTAGAGAGCACGGCCTCCTCATGCGGGGTGATCGCATCGTCCATCAGCCCCGGCGCGCCGATCACGTTCTGGATAGTGTCCAGCAGCGTCAGGCCGGTAAACACCCGGATGGTCAGCTGCTGCTGCTGTTTATCCAGCGCCTGCCAGCCGGGCAGGTCGTTGGAGAGCGGCACTTTCTCCGGCAGCCAGAAGTTGCTGGTCAGACGGTTCCACACCTCAAGATCTTTCTCATCCTGCAGGCGGTTCCAGTTAATGGCCTGAATCTGTCTATGTTTCATCATATTTATTACAGGGAGCAGGAGACGCAGCCCTGAACCTCCGTACCCTGAAGCGCCATCTGACGCAGGCGAATGTAATAGAGCGTTTTGATCCCTTTCTTCCACGCGTAGATCTGCGCTTTGTTGATGTCGCGGGTCGTGACGTCATCGCGGAAAAACAGCGTCAGCGACAGGCCCTGATCGACGTGCTGCGTCGCCTCCGCGTAAGTATCAATAATCGCTTCCGGCCCAATCTGGTAGGCATCCTGATAGAGATGGAGATTGTCGTTGGTCATAAAGGGCGCGGGATAGTAGACGCGGCCGGTCTTGCCCTCCTTGCGGATCTCGATCGGCGAGACAATCGGATGGATGCTGGAGGTGGCATGGTTAATGTAGGAGATCGAGCCGGTGGGCGGGATCGCCTGCAGGTTCTGATTAAACAGCCCGTGCTGCATCACCGCCTCGCGCAGCCTCTGCCAGTCCGCCTGAGTGGGCAGCGATACGCCCGCGTCGGCAAACAGCTTCGCTACGCGTGGGGTACGTGGCAGCCATTCGCGCTGCAGATACTTATCGAAGTAGACGCCGCTGGCGTAGTCCGACGCCGCAAAACCGTCGAAGGTCTGCTGATGCTCCTGCGCCAGCTGGTTTGACGTCGAGAGCGCATGGTAGGTCATGCAGCAGAAGTAGAGATTGGTGAAATCCAGCGCTTCCGGTGAACCGTAGGCGATCCCCTCTCGCGCCAGATAGCCGTGCAGGTTCATCTGTCCCAGGCCGATGGCGTGCGAGCGGCGATTGCCTTCGGCGACCGACGGCACCGAGCCGATCTCGCTCATCATCGACACCGCCGTCAGCGCCCGCACCGCCACATCCACGGTGCGGGCCAGATCGCCGGAATCCATGGCGTGCGCAATATTCAGAGAGCCGAGATTGCAGGAGATATCTTTGCCGACCCGGCGATAGCTGAGATCCTCATGGTACTCGCTGGCGCTGTTCACCTGCAGGATCTCTGAGCAGAGGTTGCTCATATTGATGCGGCCGGCAATCGGGTTACTGCGGTTCACGCTGTCCTCAAACATGATATAGGGATAGCCCGACTCAAACTGAATCTCGGCCAGCGTCTGGAAGAGGTCGCGTGGCTGAATCCACGTTTTGCGGATGCGATCGTCGGCCACCATCGTCTCATACTGTTCGCTGATGCTGATATCGCCAAAGGCCTTGCCGGTGACCCGCGCCACGTCATAGGGCGAGAAGAGCGCCATCGGTTTGTTCTCTTTCGCCAGCCGGAAGGTGATGTCGGGGATCACCACACCCAGCGACAGCATCTTGATGCGGATCTTCTCGTCGGCGTTTTCGCGCTTAGTGTCCAGAAAGCGGAGGATATCGGGATGATGCGCGTTGAGCCACACCGCGCCAGCCCCCTGACGGGCGCCCAGCTGATTGGCATAGGAGAACGCATCCTCCAGCATTTTCATCACCGGAATCACACCCGACGACTGATTTTCGATGCGCTTGATCGGCGCACCGGACTCGCGCAGGTTCGACAGTAAAAAGGCGACGCCGCCGCCCCGTTTCGAGAGCTGAAGTGCCGAGTTCACGGCGCGGCCAATCGACTCCATATTGTCTTCGATGCGCAGCAGGAAGCAGGAGACCAGCTCACCGCGCTGCTGTTTACCGCAGTTGAGGAAGGTCGGCGTGGCGGGCTGGAAACGGCCGCTGAGGATCTCGGTCAGGATGGCGCGGGCCAGCGACGCATCGCCCCGGGCCAGCGTCAGCGCCACCATGCAGGCGCGCTGATCAAAGGTTTCCAGGTAGCGTTTGCCGTCAAAGGTTTTCAGGGTGTAGCTGGTGTAAAACTTCCAGGCCCCGAGAAACGTTTTAAATTCGAATTTCCAGTTCTCCGCGAACGTGTGCAGGGCGGTCAGGAAGTCAGGATCGTACTGATTAAGCACCGCCGCCTCGTAGTAGTTCTCCTGCACCAGATAGCGTAACCGTTCGGCGCAGCTGGCGAACGGCACGGTATTGGGCTGCACATGCTGCAGATAAAACTGACGTACCGCGTCGCGATCCCGGTCGAACTGGATACGGCCATCCGCGTCATAGAGATTGAGCATGGCGTTAAGGGCGTGATAGTCGGGCGTCACGGCGTTGAAAATCTCTGTTGTTGCCAAAATTGGGTTACTCCCGCTTTTACTTTCGCAATGTCGTCCGGGGTGCCCATCAGCTCAAAGCGATAGAGGCAGGGCACCTGACATTTGGTTGCAATGATGCTGCCCGCCAGGCCGTAACCGGCACCGAAGTTCCGGTTGCCCGCCGCGATGACGCCACGGATACCGCGTCGGTTTGCTTCATCATTCAGAAACTGAATCACCTGACCGGGTACCGCGCCGCGCCGGGTGCCGCCGCCGTAGCTGGGCACCACCAGGATATAGGGCTGGTCGATATGCAGCTGTTGCCCGGCATCGATCGGGATGCGGCGGGCGGGCAGGCCCAGGCGTGTAATAAACCGGTGGGTGTTTTCCGACTGGCTGGAAAAATA from Pantoea deleyi includes:
- the nrdI gene encoding class Ib ribonucleoside-diphosphate reductase assembly flavoprotein NrdI, whose protein sequence is MFPLVYFSSQSENTHRFITRLGLPARRIPIDAGQQLHIDQPYILVVPSYGGGTRRGAVPGQVIQFLNDEANRRGIRGVIAAGNRNFGAGYGLAGSIIATKCQVPCLYRFELMGTPDDIAKVKAGVTQFWQQQRFSTP
- the nrdE gene encoding class 1b ribonucleoside-diphosphate reductase subunit alpha, yielding MATTEIFNAVTPDYHALNAMLNLYDADGRIQFDRDRDAVRQFYLQHVQPNTVPFASCAERLRYLVQENYYEAAVLNQYDPDFLTALHTFAENWKFEFKTFLGAWKFYTSYTLKTFDGKRYLETFDQRACMVALTLARGDASLARAILTEILSGRFQPATPTFLNCGKQQRGELVSCFLLRIEDNMESIGRAVNSALQLSKRGGGVAFLLSNLRESGAPIKRIENQSSGVIPVMKMLEDAFSYANQLGARQGAGAVWLNAHHPDILRFLDTKRENADEKIRIKMLSLGVVIPDITFRLAKENKPMALFSPYDVARVTGKAFGDISISEQYETMVADDRIRKTWIQPRDLFQTLAEIQFESGYPYIMFEDSVNRSNPIAGRINMSNLCSEILQVNSASEYHEDLSYRRVGKDISCNLGSLNIAHAMDSGDLARTVDVAVRALTAVSMMSEIGSVPSVAEGNRRSHAIGLGQMNLHGYLAREGIAYGSPEALDFTNLYFCCMTYHALSTSNQLAQEHQQTFDGFAASDYASGVYFDKYLQREWLPRTPRVAKLFADAGVSLPTQADWQRLREAVMQHGLFNQNLQAIPPTGSISYINHATSSIHPIVSPIEIRKEGKTGRVYYPAPFMTNDNLHLYQDAYQIGPEAIIDTYAEATQHVDQGLSLTLFFRDDVTTRDINKAQIYAWKKGIKTLYYIRLRQMALQGTEVQGCVSCSL
- the nrdF gene encoding class 1b ribonucleoside-diphosphate reductase subunit beta, with the protein product MKHRQIQAINWNRLQDEKDLEVWNRLTSNFWLPEKVPLSNDLPGWQALDKQQQQLTIRVFTGLTLLDTIQNVIGAPGLMDDAITPHEEAVLSNISFMEAVHARSYSSIFSTLCNTQDVDAAYQWSEENAPLQNKAHIILDQYRADDPLKKKIASVFLESFLFYSGFWLPMYWSSRGRLTNTADLIRLIIRDEAVHGYYIGYKYQRALAETDDRRREELQQFAYDLLLALYENEVAYTEALYGEVGWVEEVKTFLHYNANKALMNLGYEALFPAELTAVNPAILSALSPNADENHDFFSGSGSSYVMGKAVETEDEDWNF